A portion of the Pseudomonas protegens CHA0 genome contains these proteins:
- a CDS encoding response regulator gives MTPRVLIVDDDPLIRELLQAYLSQEGYDVHCAATAEQAESFLGQHTVDLLMLDIRLPGKDGLTLTRELRVRSEVGIILITGRNDDIDRIVGLECGADDYVIKPLNPRELVSRAKNLIRRVRQANPPQAPANSPSPVKQFADWALDTDRRRLIDPRGAETLLTHGEYQLLSVFLRNSGHTLSRDQLMDQIRNREWVPSDRSIDVLVGRLRRKLHDDPAEPELIITIHGAGYLFTASVAA, from the coding sequence ATGACTCCTCGGGTATTGATCGTCGATGACGATCCGCTGATTCGCGAGCTGCTTCAGGCTTATCTCTCTCAGGAAGGCTACGACGTGCATTGCGCCGCCACCGCGGAGCAGGCGGAGAGCTTTCTCGGCCAGCACACGGTGGACCTGCTGATGCTGGACATCCGCCTGCCGGGCAAGGACGGCCTGACCCTGACCCGGGAGCTGCGGGTGCGTTCGGAGGTGGGGATCATCCTGATCACCGGGCGCAACGACGACATCGACCGCATCGTCGGCCTGGAATGCGGCGCCGACGACTACGTGATCAAACCCCTCAACCCCCGCGAGCTGGTGTCCCGGGCCAAGAACCTGATCCGTCGGGTGCGCCAGGCCAACCCGCCCCAGGCCCCGGCCAACAGCCCGAGCCCGGTCAAGCAGTTCGCCGACTGGGCCCTGGACACCGACCGCCGCCGGCTGATCGACCCGCGGGGCGCTGAAACCCTGCTGACCCACGGCGAATACCAATTGCTCAGCGTGTTCCTGCGCAACAGCGGCCATACCCTGAGCCGCGACCAGTTGATGGACCAGATCCGCAACCGCGAATGGGTGCCCAGCGACCGTTCCATCGACGTGCTGGTGGGCCGCCTGCGGCGCAAGCTGCACGACGACCCGGCCGAGCCGGAGCTGATCATCACCATCCACGGCGCCGGTTACCTTTTCACCGCCAGCGTGGCGGCCTGA
- a CDS encoding TetR family transcriptional regulator C-terminal domain-containing protein — protein sequence MSQEARFSRLEPDLRKAELIEATLTCLKLHGFQGASIRKISAEAGVSVGLISHHYSGKDELVAEAYRAITGRVMTLLREAMEQAEPDPRQRLSAFFRASFCAELLDPRLLDAWLAFWGAVKTAEAINLAHEHSYGEYRNELAGLLGQLAGIQGWKGFDADLAAISLSALLDGLWLESGLNPGTFSPQQGVQICEAWVEGLLASGGRGFAVPT from the coding sequence ATGAGCCAGGAAGCGCGCTTTTCCCGCCTGGAACCCGACCTGCGCAAGGCCGAGCTGATCGAGGCGACCCTGACCTGCCTCAAGCTCCACGGTTTCCAGGGCGCGTCGATCCGCAAGATCTCCGCCGAGGCTGGGGTGTCGGTGGGGCTGATCAGCCATCACTATTCCGGCAAGGACGAGCTGGTGGCCGAGGCCTATCGCGCGATCACCGGGCGGGTCATGACCCTGCTGCGCGAGGCCATGGAGCAGGCCGAGCCCGATCCCCGGCAGCGGCTGTCGGCGTTCTTTCGCGCCTCGTTCTGCGCCGAACTGCTGGACCCGCGGCTGCTGGATGCCTGGCTGGCCTTCTGGGGCGCGGTGAAGACCGCCGAGGCGATCAACCTGGCCCACGAACATTCCTATGGTGAATACCGCAACGAGCTGGCCGGCCTGCTGGGCCAGTTGGCCGGCATTCAGGGCTGGAAAGGCTTCGACGCCGATCTGGCGGCCATCAGCCTCAGCGCCTTGCTCGACGGCCTGTGGCTGGAGTCCGGGCTCAACCCGGGGACCTTCAGCCCACAGCAGGGCGTGCAGATCTGCGAGGCCTGGGTCGAGGGGCTGCTGGCCAGCGGCGGGCGCGGTTTCGCTGTGCCGACATAG
- a CDS encoding ABC transporter substrate-binding protein, translating to MKALTRKHGCSFLALSLALGLTLGQPLIQNKAQAAPDMVVVAYGGAGQKAQDVALFQPFSKADGSKLIQSEYNGEMARIKVMVDTGNVDWDLVQIEGPDLMRGCDEGMYEPLDWKALGRAEQLIADAAQPCGSAVLVWSVAIAYDRNKLAKAPASWADFWDVKQFPGKRGLRKRAVYNLEFALMADGVKVEDVYKVLATPQGVERAFAKLTELKPNIQWWEAGAQPGQWLAAGDVVMTSTYSGRIAVAAQAGAPLAVVWPGSLYGMDYWAIIKGSKHVDQAKRFIAFANSPEAQVNYVKQIPYGPTNTLAAAKLDPALAQWVPTSEQNLKDALAMNVEFWVDHGEELEERFNAWASK from the coding sequence ATGAAAGCGCTCACCCGCAAGCACGGTTGTTCTTTCCTGGCCCTGAGCCTGGCCTTGGGTCTGACCCTGGGCCAGCCGCTGATTCAGAACAAGGCCCAGGCAGCCCCCGACATGGTGGTCGTGGCGTACGGCGGAGCCGGACAAAAAGCCCAGGATGTGGCGTTGTTCCAACCCTTCAGCAAGGCCGATGGCAGCAAGCTGATCCAGAGCGAATACAACGGCGAAATGGCCCGCATCAAGGTCATGGTCGACACCGGCAACGTCGACTGGGACCTGGTGCAGATCGAAGGCCCGGACCTGATGCGCGGCTGCGACGAAGGCATGTACGAACCCCTGGACTGGAAGGCCCTGGGCCGTGCCGAGCAGCTGATTGCCGATGCCGCCCAGCCCTGCGGCTCGGCGGTGCTGGTGTGGAGCGTGGCCATCGCCTACGACCGCAACAAGCTGGCCAAGGCGCCGGCGTCCTGGGCGGATTTCTGGGACGTCAAGCAGTTCCCCGGCAAGCGCGGCCTGCGCAAGCGCGCGGTGTACAACCTGGAATTCGCCCTGATGGCCGACGGGGTCAAGGTCGAGGACGTGTACAAGGTCCTGGCCACGCCGCAAGGGGTGGAGCGGGCCTTCGCCAAGCTGACCGAACTCAAGCCCAACATCCAGTGGTGGGAAGCCGGCGCCCAGCCGGGGCAGTGGCTGGCCGCCGGTGATGTGGTGATGACCTCGACCTACAGCGGCCGCATCGCCGTGGCCGCCCAGGCCGGCGCGCCGCTGGCGGTGGTCTGGCCCGGCAGCCTGTACGGCATGGACTACTGGGCGATCATCAAGGGCTCGAAACACGTGGATCAGGCCAAGCGCTTCATCGCCTTCGCCAACTCTCCCGAAGCCCAGGTCAACTACGTCAAGCAGATCCCCTATGGCCCGACCAACACCCTGGCCGCGGCCAAGCTCGACCCGGCCCTGGCGCAGTGGGTGCCGACCTCGGAACAGAACCTCAAGGACGCCCTGGCGATGAACGTGGAGTTCTGGGTCGACCATGGCGAAGAGCTGGAAGAGCGCTTCAACGCCTGGGCCAGCAAGTAA
- a CDS encoding class II aldolase/adducin family protein, whose translation MNNIAPSPHALTERSSTEQRLREELAACYRLIAHFRMTDLIFTHISVRLPGPEHHFLINPYGLMFDEITASNLVKIDLNGEAVEPSPYPVNPAGFVIHSAIHGAREDAQCVLHTHTKAGCAVAALKCGLLPVNQISMEFYGRVAYHDYEGVALDLSEQQRLVADLGDKSVLMLRNHGLLTVGETVSQAFLRMYYLEKACEIQLAAQAAGEIVLPPDAVCAHTERQFNDPGRPLQEGELNDPDAMQLAWAALLRLLERIAPDYRA comes from the coding sequence ATGAACAATATCGCTCCCAGCCCCCACGCCCTGACCGAGCGCAGCAGCACCGAGCAGCGCCTGCGCGAAGAGTTGGCGGCCTGCTACCGCCTGATCGCGCACTTTCGCATGACCGACCTGATCTTCACCCATATCTCGGTGCGCTTGCCCGGGCCCGAGCATCACTTCCTGATCAACCCCTACGGCTTGATGTTCGATGAAATCACCGCCTCCAACCTGGTGAAGATCGACCTCAATGGCGAAGCCGTGGAGCCGTCGCCGTACCCGGTGAACCCGGCGGGTTTTGTGATCCACAGCGCCATTCACGGCGCCCGGGAAGACGCCCAGTGCGTGCTGCACACCCACACCAAGGCCGGATGCGCGGTGGCGGCGCTCAAATGCGGCTTGCTGCCGGTGAACCAGATTTCCATGGAGTTCTATGGCCGCGTGGCCTACCACGACTACGAAGGCGTGGCCCTGGACCTGAGCGAGCAGCAACGTCTGGTGGCCGACCTCGGCGACAAGAGCGTGCTGATGCTGCGCAACCATGGCCTGCTCACCGTGGGCGAAACCGTGAGCCAGGCGTTTTTGCGCATGTACTACCTGGAGAAGGCCTGCGAGATCCAGCTGGCGGCCCAGGCAGCAGGGGAGATCGTGCTACCACCGGACGCGGTCTGCGCCCACACCGAACGCCAGTTCAACGACCCGGGCCGGCCGCTGCAGGAAGGCGAACTCAACGACCCGGACGCCATGCAACTGGCCTGGGCAGCGTTGTTGCGCCTGCTGGAGCGCATCGCCCCCGACTACCGCGCCTGA